The Haloarchaeobius amylolyticus genome window below encodes:
- the gatA gene encoding Asp-tRNA(Asn)/Glu-tRNA(Gln) amidotransferase subunit GatA: MSQIFITEETIEGAADGPLADRTVAVKDNISTEGVRTTCGSAMLDDYVPPYDATVVSRLKDAGATIVGKANMDEFGMGTTTETSAFGPTENPVAEGRVPGGSSGGSAAAVAAGEADLALGSDTGGSIRCPAAFCGVVGIKPTYGLVSRYGLVAYANSLEQIGPIAPDVEAAAELLDVIAGPDDRDATTREAGADSDYAAAADGDVDGLRIGVPTELVEGADEGVKEQFYAALDELESQGAEYHEVSLESVEYAVQAYYVIAMSEASSNLARFDGVRYGHSGGYDGNWNEVFGRAREEGFGPEVKRRVLLGTYALSAGYHDKYYKKAQDARAWVEQDFDEAFEDADVLASPTMPVPPMKLGESLSDPLKMYLADANTVPVNLANLPAISVPAGETDGLPVGLQLVGKQFDEETIIRAGSALA, encoded by the coding sequence ATGAGCCAGATATTCATCACCGAGGAGACCATCGAGGGCGCGGCCGACGGGCCCCTCGCCGACCGGACCGTCGCCGTCAAGGACAACATCTCGACCGAGGGCGTCCGGACCACCTGTGGCTCCGCGATGCTCGACGACTACGTTCCCCCCTACGACGCGACCGTCGTCTCCCGCCTGAAAGACGCCGGCGCGACCATCGTCGGCAAGGCCAACATGGACGAGTTCGGGATGGGCACGACGACGGAGACCTCCGCGTTCGGTCCGACCGAGAACCCCGTCGCCGAGGGCCGCGTCCCCGGCGGCTCCTCGGGTGGCTCCGCCGCGGCCGTCGCCGCCGGCGAGGCCGACCTCGCGCTCGGCTCCGACACCGGTGGCTCCATCCGCTGTCCCGCCGCGTTCTGCGGCGTCGTCGGCATCAAGCCGACCTACGGGCTGGTCTCGCGCTACGGCCTCGTCGCCTACGCGAACTCGCTGGAGCAGATCGGTCCCATCGCCCCCGACGTGGAAGCAGCCGCCGAACTGCTGGACGTCATCGCGGGCCCGGACGACCGCGACGCGACGACCCGCGAGGCGGGCGCCGACTCGGACTACGCTGCCGCGGCCGACGGCGACGTCGACGGTCTCCGCATCGGCGTCCCGACCGAACTCGTCGAGGGTGCCGACGAGGGCGTCAAAGAGCAGTTCTACGCCGCGCTGGACGAGCTCGAATCGCAGGGCGCCGAGTACCACGAGGTCTCGCTGGAGTCCGTCGAGTACGCCGTGCAGGCCTACTACGTCATCGCGATGTCCGAGGCGTCCTCGAACCTCGCGCGGTTCGACGGCGTCCGGTACGGACATTCGGGCGGCTACGACGGTAACTGGAACGAGGTCTTCGGGAGGGCCCGCGAGGAGGGCTTCGGCCCCGAGGTCAAGCGGCGCGTCCTGCTTGGCACCTACGCCCTCTCCGCCGGCTACCACGACAAGTACTACAAGAAGGCACAGGACGCCCGTGCCTGGGTCGAGCAGGACTTCGACGAGGCATTCGAGGACGCCGACGTGCTCGCCTCGCCGACCATGCCCGTCCCGCCGATGAAGCTCGGCGAGTCCCTCTCGGACCCGCTGAAGATGTACCTCGCCGACGCCAACACGGTCCCGGTGAACCTCGCGAACCTCCCCGCCATCTCGGTGCCGGCGGGCGAGACCGACGGCCTCCCGGTCGGGCTCCAGCTCGTCGGGAAGCAGTTCGACGAGGAGACGATCATCCGGGCCGGCAGCGCGCTGGCCTGA
- a CDS encoding asparagine synthase C-terminal domain-containing protein — MQGASAEVVRRAVDDDEPLPGTAGFAGELDGRLVRDVLGRYPLFADPATGDWAFDPTELSNPEAVAPGSYVTDDGQRRQWTLPSLEPEQDRRAAVQNVRAAIRESAATLPRDGKTAVAFSGGVDSALVAALVDGPCYVVGFPESHDLAQARRAAELMDVELRVVELTTDRLAAAVPAVAEATGRTNAMDVGIALPLYLVAEQVAADGYDRLAVGQGADELFGGYAKVAGAPDDPRVEATTVRAAARELMGTLPNQLERDVLGLRAAGVEPVAPLLHDAVVAAALRLPGELLVDGRGERKKALRLAARDWLPDAVAFREKKAVQYGSLVARELDRLARQAGFKRRLDDHVTRYVESRV, encoded by the coding sequence CTGCAGGGCGCGTCTGCCGAGGTCGTTCGACGGGCGGTCGACGACGACGAGCCACTGCCCGGGACGGCCGGGTTCGCCGGCGAACTCGACGGGAGGCTCGTCAGGGACGTCCTCGGGCGCTACCCGCTCTTCGCGGACCCGGCGACGGGTGACTGGGCGTTCGACCCGACCGAACTTTCCAACCCTGAGGCGGTCGCTCCCGGCTCGTACGTCACCGACGATGGTCAGCGTCGACAGTGGACGCTCCCGTCGCTGGAGCCAGAACAGGACCGACGTGCGGCTGTCCAGAACGTCCGGGCGGCCATCCGGGAGAGCGCGGCGACCCTCCCCAGGGACGGGAAGACGGCGGTCGCCTTCTCCGGCGGCGTCGACTCCGCGCTGGTCGCCGCACTGGTCGACGGACCCTGTTACGTCGTCGGCTTCCCGGAGAGCCACGACCTCGCCCAGGCCCGGCGCGCTGCCGAACTGATGGACGTCGAGTTACGGGTGGTCGAGTTGACGACCGACCGGCTGGCTGCGGCGGTTCCAGCCGTCGCCGAGGCGACCGGCCGGACGAACGCGATGGACGTCGGCATCGCGCTCCCGCTGTATCTCGTCGCCGAGCAGGTCGCCGCCGACGGCTACGACCGGCTGGCGGTCGGGCAGGGCGCGGACGAACTGTTCGGCGGCTACGCGAAGGTGGCCGGCGCACCCGACGACCCCCGGGTCGAGGCGACGACGGTCCGGGCCGCGGCCCGCGAGCTGATGGGTACCCTGCCGAACCAGCTCGAACGCGACGTGCTCGGGTTGCGGGCGGCCGGCGTCGAACCGGTCGCGCCGCTGTTGCACGACGCGGTGGTCGCGGCCGCGCTCCGGCTGCCCGGCGAGTTGCTCGTCGACGGGCGCGGGGAACGCAAGAAGGCACTCCGGCTGGCCGCGCGTGACTGGCTCCCGGATGCGGTCGCGTTCCGGGAGAAGAAGGCGGTCCAGTACGGGAGTCTCGTGGCGCGGGAACTCGACCGGCTCGCGCGACAGGCCGGGTTCAAACGGCGACTCGACGACCACGTGACGCGCTACGTGGAATCGCGGGTGTGA
- a CDS encoding phosphopantetheine adenylyltransferase translates to MRVAVAGTFGPIHDGHRRLFESALELGTDGVVVGLTSDAFASESRDREVPSFEAREQVLKRELTDMNFWGRPLEIRKIASEDAFAATEHDLDGVVVSPETYPETADINETRRENDFDELIAVVVPLVRDAEGERISSTRIVEGEVDEHGAPTPS, encoded by the coding sequence ATGCGAGTCGCCGTCGCGGGCACGTTCGGGCCGATTCACGATGGCCACCGACGCCTCTTCGAGTCCGCCCTCGAGCTGGGGACCGACGGGGTCGTCGTCGGACTGACGAGTGACGCCTTCGCGTCGGAGTCCCGGGACCGGGAGGTCCCCTCGTTCGAGGCACGCGAGCAGGTGCTCAAGCGCGAGCTCACCGACATGAACTTCTGGGGCCGCCCCCTCGAGATCCGCAAGATCGCCTCCGAGGACGCGTTCGCGGCGACCGAGCACGACCTCGACGGGGTCGTCGTCTCCCCGGAGACGTACCCCGAGACGGCGGACATCAACGAGACGCGCCGGGAGAACGACTTCGACGAACTCATCGCCGTGGTCGTCCCGCTGGTCCGCGACGCCGAGGGCGAGCGTATCTCCTCGACGCGAATCGTCGAGGGCGAGGTCGACGAACACGGCGCGCCGACCCCGTCGTAG
- a CDS encoding helix-turn-helix transcriptional regulator, whose protein sequence is MGVFAVSVAEEDLTEEELAGLELVRETGGIHQSDFWKELDVSSRKGSRIVESLVEKELVDREETVYNGHNTYFIQPVAADLEFSLLMAGDMLSPFIGEEEADPQSDAFTQWIMNLAYQ, encoded by the coding sequence ATGGGGGTGTTCGCTGTGAGCGTCGCCGAGGAGGACCTCACCGAGGAGGAGCTGGCTGGCCTCGAGCTCGTCCGCGAGACCGGCGGCATCCACCAGAGCGACTTCTGGAAGGAACTCGACGTCTCCTCGCGCAAGGGCTCGCGCATCGTCGAGTCCCTCGTCGAGAAGGAACTCGTCGACCGGGAGGAGACGGTCTACAACGGCCACAACACCTACTTCATCCAGCCCGTCGCCGCGGACCTGGAGTTCTCGCTCCTGATGGCCGGCGACATGCTCTCGCCGTTCATCGGCGAGGAGGAGGCCGACCCCCAGAGCGACGCCTTCACGCAGTGGATAATGAACCTCGCCTACCAGTAG
- a CDS encoding transcription initiation factor IIB: MTDTSIRRQQADESRANRTEETETQEHETVCPECGGDLLTDSEHGEVVCNDCGLVVAEDNVDRGPEWRAFDSKEKDEKSRVGAPTTKMMHDEGLSTNIGWQDKDAYGRQLSSSQRQKMQRLRTWNERFRTRDSKERNLKQALGEIDRMASALGLPKNVRETASVIYRRALNEDLLPGRSIEGVSTASLYAAARQAGTPRSLDEVTNVSRVDRDEIARTYRYVVRELNLEIQPADPVSYVPRFASELGISDEGERRARQLLETAKREGIHSGKSPVGLAAAAVYAASLLANEKVTQNEVSEVANISEVTIRNRYHELLEAEQPL; the protein is encoded by the coding sequence ATGACCGATACGAGTATCCGACGCCAGCAGGCCGACGAGAGCCGAGCGAACCGAACAGAGGAGACAGAGACACAGGAACACGAGACCGTCTGCCCCGAGTGTGGCGGCGACCTGCTCACCGACAGCGAACACGGCGAGGTCGTCTGCAACGACTGCGGCCTGGTCGTCGCCGAGGACAACGTCGACCGCGGCCCGGAGTGGCGCGCGTTCGACTCGAAGGAGAAGGACGAGAAGTCCCGCGTCGGCGCCCCGACGACGAAGATGATGCACGACGAGGGCCTCTCGACCAACATCGGCTGGCAGGACAAGGACGCCTACGGCCGCCAGCTCAGCTCCAGTCAGCGCCAGAAGATGCAGCGCCTGCGCACCTGGAACGAGCGCTTCCGCACCCGTGACTCCAAGGAGCGCAACCTGAAGCAGGCACTGGGCGAGATCGACCGCATGGCCAGTGCGCTGGGCCTCCCGAAGAACGTCCGCGAGACCGCCTCCGTCATCTATCGCCGCGCCCTCAACGAGGACCTCCTCCCCGGGCGCTCCATCGAGGGCGTCTCGACGGCCTCGCTCTACGCGGCGGCCCGCCAGGCCGGCACGCCCCGCAGCCTCGACGAGGTGACCAACGTCTCCCGGGTCGACCGCGACGAGATCGCCCGGACCTACCGCTACGTCGTCCGCGAACTCAACCTCGAGATACAGCCCGCCGACCCCGTGAGCTACGTCCCCCGCTTCGCCAGCGAACTCGGTATCTCCGACGAGGGCGAGCGCCGGGCCCGCCAGCTCCTGGAGACGGCGAAACGCGAGGGCATCCACTCCGGGAAGTCCCCCGTCGGCCTCGCCGCCGCGGCCGTCTACGCCGCCTCGCTGCTGGCCAACGAGAAGGTCACGCAGAACGAGGTCAGCGAGGTCGCGAACATCTCCGAGGTCACCATCCGGAACCGCTATCACGAACTGCTCGAGGCGGAACAGCCGCTCTGA
- a CDS encoding NRDE family protein, with amino-acid sequence MCTLTIAWRVFDEPVVVAANRDELLARPARPPSVVETDPVVVAPRDEQAGGTWVGVTEHDLFVGVTNRWVDADLAGERSRGLLVRDALRQPSAAAARALVEEAVADHEYQGFNLVVADPEDAFLFEWDGELTVTALDPGVHVVVNVGADDTFEIPSHRADIAREQAENARAVRAELQPRDAETAVEWRDRAAAVLGDHDFGVCVHDPEGRYGTRSSSLIVLGDTVDYRWADGPPCETTHEPVDLEGQF; translated from the coding sequence GTGTGTACCCTCACCATCGCCTGGCGCGTGTTCGACGAGCCGGTCGTCGTCGCGGCGAACCGTGACGAACTGCTCGCCCGCCCGGCCCGTCCCCCGAGCGTCGTCGAGACCGACCCCGTCGTCGTCGCCCCCCGCGACGAGCAGGCCGGCGGTACCTGGGTCGGCGTCACCGAGCACGACCTCTTCGTCGGCGTGACGAACCGCTGGGTCGACGCCGACCTCGCCGGGGAGCGTTCGCGGGGCCTGCTCGTCCGGGACGCGCTCCGCCAGCCGAGTGCCGCGGCAGCACGGGCCCTCGTCGAGGAGGCGGTCGCCGACCACGAGTACCAGGGCTTCAACCTCGTCGTCGCCGACCCCGAGGACGCCTTCCTCTTCGAGTGGGACGGCGAGCTCACCGTCACCGCCCTCGACCCCGGCGTCCACGTCGTCGTCAACGTCGGCGCGGACGACACCTTCGAGATTCCGAGCCACCGCGCCGATATCGCCCGCGAGCAGGCCGAGAACGCCCGCGCGGTCCGGGCCGAACTCCAGCCCCGCGACGCCGAGACGGCGGTCGAGTGGCGCGACCGCGCCGCCGCCGTCCTCGGCGACCACGACTTCGGCGTCTGCGTCCACGACCCCGAGGGGCGGTACGGGACGCGTTCCTCCTCGCTCATCGTCCTCGGCGACACGGTCGACTACCGCTGGGCCGACGGCCCGCCCTGCGAGACGACACACGAACCCGTTGACCTCGAAGGGCAGTTTTAA
- a CDS encoding PHP domain-containing protein — MLSVELHCHSALSYDGHDPVELLLQQAAAVGLDALAVTDHDEIDASLEAVRKAPEYGLVGIPGMEVTTAAGHVLALGVEEKVPVGMPFDETLTFIRDHGGIAVVPHPFQESRSGVMENITREELATADAIEVYNSRLLTGRSNRQAKRFAEQFGLPMTAGSDAHISEMVGQAVTRVGADERSADAILDAIREGRTTVEGKRTPWRISFQQAASGAKRRVKNRLQEFLL; from the coding sequence GTGCTATCGGTCGAGTTGCACTGCCACTCCGCGCTTTCGTACGACGGTCACGACCCCGTCGAGCTTCTCTTGCAGCAGGCGGCGGCGGTCGGGCTGGACGCGCTGGCGGTGACCGACCACGACGAGATCGACGCGAGCCTCGAGGCCGTCCGGAAGGCCCCCGAGTACGGCCTCGTCGGCATCCCCGGGATGGAGGTGACGACCGCGGCCGGCCACGTCCTCGCACTCGGTGTCGAGGAGAAGGTGCCGGTCGGGATGCCATTCGACGAGACGCTCACGTTCATCCGGGACCACGGCGGCATCGCGGTGGTCCCGCACCCGTTCCAGGAGTCCCGGAGCGGCGTCATGGAGAACATCACGCGCGAGGAGCTGGCGACGGCCGACGCCATCGAGGTGTACAACTCGCGCCTGCTCACCGGGCGGTCGAACCGGCAGGCCAAGCGCTTCGCCGAGCAGTTCGGGCTGCCGATGACGGCCGGGAGCGACGCCCACATCAGCGAGATGGTCGGGCAGGCGGTGACCCGCGTCGGCGCAGACGAGCGAAGCGCCGACGCCATCCTCGACGCGATCCGCGAGGGGCGGACCACGGTCGAGGGCAAGCGGACGCCGTGGCGCATCAGTTTCCAGCAGGCCGCGAGCGGGGCGAAACGCCGCGTGAAGAACCGGCTGCAGGAGTTCCTCCTGTGA
- the gatC gene encoding Asp-tRNA(Asn)/Glu-tRNA(Gln) amidotransferase subunit GatC, translating to MSDTSASPEDVRHVADLARVDLADDEVDEFAEQFADILEYFDALDEVPEVDHEADLVNVMRPDEERECLDREDALRNAEETEDGFFKGPNVS from the coding sequence ATGAGCGACACGTCCGCCAGTCCAGAGGATGTCCGGCACGTCGCGGACCTGGCACGCGTCGACCTCGCCGACGACGAGGTCGACGAGTTCGCCGAGCAGTTCGCGGACATCCTCGAGTACTTCGACGCACTCGACGAGGTACCCGAGGTCGACCACGAGGCCGACCTCGTGAACGTCATGCGTCCCGACGAGGAGCGCGAGTGCCTCGACCGCGAGGACGCCCTGCGCAACGCCGAGGAGACCGAAGACGGCTTCTTCAAGGGTCCGAACGTCTCATGA
- a CDS encoding NUDIX hydrolase — translation METTRHFVATVYVVNDGATLLHEHEKLDMWFPPGGHVDRAETPHEAALRETCEETGLDVDLVAPEGDIESDTVRSIPRPQHLLLEDINVCDGQVGHQHVDHIYYGEAASRDLDPAPGETPVDAWEWFTADRLQAAADWLEPDVVEIGQRAIAAVGADVDTSNGDAH, via the coding sequence ATGGAGACGACCCGCCACTTCGTCGCGACCGTCTACGTGGTCAACGACGGCGCCACGCTGCTTCACGAGCACGAGAAGCTCGACATGTGGTTCCCGCCGGGCGGCCACGTCGACCGGGCCGAGACGCCCCACGAGGCGGCACTCCGGGAGACCTGCGAGGAGACGGGCCTCGACGTCGACCTCGTCGCACCAGAGGGCGACATCGAGTCCGACACGGTCCGGTCCATCCCGCGACCACAGCACCTGCTGCTCGAGGACATCAACGTCTGCGACGGGCAGGTCGGCCACCAGCACGTCGACCACATCTACTACGGCGAGGCGGCGTCCCGCGACCTCGACCCGGCCCCGGGCGAGACCCCGGTCGACGCGTGGGAGTGGTTCACGGCGGACCGCCTGCAGGCGGCAGCCGACTGGCTGGAACCGGACGTGGTCGAGATCGGGCAGCGCGCCATCGCGGCGGTCGGAGCCGACGTCGACACCAGCAACGGAGACGCACACTGA